The Daucus carota subsp. sativus chromosome 9, DH1 v3.0, whole genome shotgun sequence genome window below encodes:
- the LOC108200528 gene encoding uncharacterized protein LOC108200528, whose product MDLQTENKIAAILMKEAAELRRQAEKDGVHAYLRQPNVRGRPNSRFLTATVLGVQQANRAVEVNEMWRIRQKEQELDSRLQRRQRDLRSSDRSYREQEMDDGLKRKWSDQSSSGRSYRDIEVDDRQKRRRSDESSSGRSPKDKNHDGEMSNRSNQRYSLSEEGLKDDEIENFLHSRVKRGRGAVGSRMDETGPYLPPCQDSTLEHFSFVDMVSTKERDRSAILGPEKPSQLVSWSSSDEDSVQEKHKKSKKVKKASSSERSRKHKSKSKSKDRNKKKRKEERRHRKHK is encoded by the exons ATGGATTTGCAGACGGAGAACAAGATAGCTGCAATTCTTATGAAAGAAGCAGCTGAATTGCGGCGACAGGCTGAGAAAGATGGTGTACATGCTTACCTGCGTCAGCCCAATGTCAGGGGTAGGCCAAATTCACGGTTTCTTACTGCAACTGTTCTGGGTGTTCAACAAG CTAATCGAGCTGTGGAAGTTAATGAGATGTGGAGAATACGACAAAAAGAACAGGAGCTGGATAGTAGGTTACAAAGGAGACAGAGAGATCTACGCAGCTCAGATAGGAGCTACAGGGAGCAAGAAATGGATGATGGGTTAAAAAGAAAATGGAGTGATCAAAGCAGCAGTGGTAGGAGCTACAGAGATATTGAGGTGGATGATAGGCAGAAAAGAAGACGGAGTGATGAAAGCAGCAGTGGTAGGAGCCCCAAAGATAAGAACCATGATGGTGAAATGTCAAACAGAAGTAACCAGAGGTACTCTTTATCTGAAGAAGGATTGAAAGATGATGAGATCGAGAACTTTCTGCATTCAAG GGTCAAACGTGGGAGGGGTGCTGTCGGGTCACGAATGGATGAGACAGGGCCATATCTTCCCCCTTGCCAAGATTCCACTTTGGAACACTTCTCATTCGTTGACATGGTCTCTACTAAAGAAAGGGACCGTAGTGCTATTCTTGGTCCAGAAAAGCCTTCACAGTTAGTTTCCTGGAGCTCTTCTGATGAAGATTCTGTTCAGGAAAAacataaaaagtcaaaaaaagtCAAGAAGGCTAGCTCCAGTGAGCGCAGTAGGAAGCACAAATCAAAAAGCAAGTCCAAGGATAGGAACAAGAAAAAAAGGAAGGAGGAGAGACGACATAGAAAACACAAGTAA
- the LOC108202459 gene encoding LL-diaminopimelate aminotransferase, chloroplastic has translation MIIESTPQLGLVATLQYFCTTATIQLLILSAFSWVQFKSATTSLSLSLQRDSSEMSVIPNNHVATSISSSSCTFLGQHKLSTTIRTKNVWLPAKYTGICKCVATPEQTAYTTKVSRNFNIGKLQAGYLFPEVARRKTAHLLKYPDAQVISLGIGDTTEPIPEVITSAMAKKAYALSTREGYSGYGAEQGEKPLRAAICSEYYANLGIEADDVFVSDGAKCDISRLQVVFGSNVTIAVQDPSYPAYVDSSVIMGQTGQYQKDVEKFSNIEYMRCTPENGFFPDLSTVSRTDIIFFCSPNNPTGAAASREQLTQLVQFAKKNGSIIVYDSAYAMYMSDDYPKSIFEIPGAKEVAIETASFSKYAGFTGVRLGWTVIPKDLLFSDGFPVAKDFNRIVCTCFNGASNISQAGGLACLTPEGLEAMQEVIGFYKENTKIIMETFISLGFKVYGGKNAPYVWIHFPGQSSWDVFSEILEKTHVVTTPGSGFGPGGEGFVRVSAFGHRENVVEACRRFKQLYK, from the exons ATGATCATCGAGTCCACTCCGCAGCTAGGGTTAGTAGCCACTTTACAGTACTTCTGCACTACTGCCACTATTCAGCTACTTATTCTCTCTGCCTTCTCTTGGGTTCAGTTCAAGAGTGCAactacatctctctctctctctctccagcgAGATTCCAGCGAGATGTCTGTGATTCCAAATAATCATGTAGCCACTTCAATTTCATCATCAAGTTGTACCTTCTTAGGCCAACACAAACTATCCACTACTATCAG AACTAAAAATGTGTGGCTTCCTGCCAAGTACACTGGAATCTGTAAATGTGTTGCAACTCCGGAACAGACTG CTTACACAACCAAGGTTTCTCGCAATTTCAATATTGGTAAACTTCAAGCTGGGTATCTTTTTCCTGAG GTCGCTCGAAGGAAGACAGCACATTTATTAAAGTACCCTGATGCACAAGTAATAAGCCTTGGTATCGGAGACACTACTGAGCCGATTCCTGAGGTTATTACATCTGCAATGGCTAAG AAAGCATATGCACTTTCAACGCGAGAAGGATACAGTGGTTATGGAGCTGAACAAGGCGAAAAA CCATTGAGAGCAGCAATCTGTTCAGAATATTATGCAAACCTTGGGATAGAGGCAGATGATGTATTCGTATCTGATGGTGCAAAGTGTGATATTTCTCGCCTTCAG GTCGTTTTTGGGTCTAACGTGACAATAGCTGTACAAGACCCATCATACCCG GCCTATGTTGATTCGAGTGTCATTATGGGCCAGACTGGTCAGTACCAGAAGGATGTTGAGAAGTTCTCCAACATTGAGTACATGAGGTGCACCCCAGAAAATGGTTTCTTTCCTGATCTGTCCACTGTTTCAAGAACCGACATCATTTTTTTCTGCTCACCCAACAATCCAACTGGTGCCGCTGCATCTAGAGAGCAACTGACACAATTAGTACAGTTTGCTAAAAAGAATGGGTCAATTATCGTCTATGATTCTGCATATGCGATGTATATGTCTGATGATTACCCAAAGTCTATATTTGAAATCCCTGGAGCAAAAGAG GTTGCAATTGAGACCGCATCATTCTCCAAATACGCTGGGTTCACTGGAGTGCGTCTAGGTTGGACTGTAATTCCTAAAGATCTTTTATTTTCTGATGGATTTCCTGTAGCCAAGGACTTCAATCGCATTGTGTGTACTTGTTTCAATGGAGCATCCAATATTTCCCAAGCTGGTGGTTTAGCCTGCCTTACCCCAGAGGGCCTGGAG GCAATGCAAGAGGTCATTGGGTTCTACAAGGAGAATACCAAAATTATAATGGAGACATTCATTTCGCTTGGTTTCAAAGTTTATGGAGGAAAGAATGCTCCGTATGTATGGATCCACTTTCCTGGCCAAAGTTCTTGGGATGTTTTTAGCGAGATTCTTGAGAAGACACATGTTGTTACCACACCTGGTAGTGGTTTTGGACCTGGTGGTGAAGGTTTTGTCAGGGTAAGTGCCTTTGGTCATCGGGAAAATGTTGTTGAAGCATGTAGAAGATTCAAGCAGCTATACAAGTGA
- the LOC108202458 gene encoding uncharacterized protein LOC108202458, whose protein sequence is MEEQPFIVGQEFPDVKSFRNAIKEAAIAQHFELRIIKSDQVRYFAKCAAEGCPWRIRAVKLPSAPTFIIRSIAGPHTCGKNAQNGHHQASVDWIVSFIEERLRDNMNYKPKDILQDIHKQYGISIPYKQAWRAKERGLQAIYGSFEEGYFLLPAYCKQIKTTNPGSIVEIYTTGADNRFHRLFVCLYASIYGFLNGCLPIISLGALHLKSKYLGTLLSATSYDADGGFFPLAFAVVDADNDESWIWFLSELYKSLEMNIDRVPQLTFLSNGQKGIIEAVKRRFSSSYHAICMRHMSEAIGKEFKNSRLSHLLWKAACSTTAIGFKEKMAEIENMCPDAAKWLQQFPPSQWALLYFEGKRYGYLSSNIDDFNKWILEARELPLSQIIERIHIKLISEFEERRIKSVLWFSVLAPSAEKRLMEAVDLGSSYQVLRSDEVEYEVISAERSEIVNIGTHSCSCRDWQLYGIPCSHAAAALLFSRKDIYAFTDKFFTVSRYNEAYLEIIHPLPSKIEWQKDALPSLEDDTPAVRPPKSRRPPGRPEKKKMCIEDLNREKHTVHCSRCNQSGHYKTTCKLETAKNLEQC, encoded by the coding sequence ATGGAGGAACAACCTTTTATTGTTGGTCAAGAGTTCCCTGATGTCAAGTCCTTTAGGAATGCAATTAAAGAAGCTGCGATTGCACAGCACTTTGAGCTTCGCATCATAAAAAGTGACCAGGTACGCTACTTTGCCAAGTGTGCTGCGGAAGGTTGTCCCTGGCGGATACGAGCAGTTAAGCTTCCCAGTGCTCCAACATTCATTATAAGAAGCATCGCAGGGCCACATACTTGTGGTAAAAATGCCCAAAATGGACATCACCAAGCTTCTGTTGATTGGATTGTGAGTTTCATAGAGGAACGCTTACGAGATAATATGAATTACAAGCCCAAAGATATTTTGCAGGATATACATAAACAATATGGGATCAGCATACCCTACAAACAAGCCTGGCGTGCCAAGGAGCGTGGCCTCCAAGCAATTTACGGCTCTTTTGAAGAAGGATACTTTCTCCTCCCCGCATATTGCAAGCAGATCAAAACAACCAATCCTGGTAGTATAGTGGAAATATATACTACTGGTGCAGATAACCGATTCCACAGGCTCTTTGTATGTTTGTACGCTTCTATCTATGGGTTCCTGAATGGTTGCTTGCCAATCATTAGCCTTGGTGCTCTCCATTTGAAGAGCAAATACCTTGGGACATTATTGTCAGCGACTTCTTATGACGCTGATGGTGGATTTTTTCCACTTGCTTTTGCGGTTGTTGATGCGGACAATGATGAGAGCTGGATTTGGTTTTTATCAGAGTTGTACAAGTCTCTAGAGATGAACATAGATAGAGTTCCACAGCTTACCTTTCTATCAAATGGACAAAAGGGCATTATAGAGGCAGTTAAAAGAAGATTTTCAAGttcttatcatgcaatttgtatgCGCCATATGAGTGAGGCCATTGGCAAAGAGTTCAAGAATTCAAGACTCAGTCATCTCTTGTGGAAAGCTGCATGTTCCACCACCGCCATTGGTTTCAAGGAAAAGATGGCAGAAATTGAAAACATGTGTCCAGATGCAGCAAAATGGCTTCAACAGTTCCCTCCGTCACAATGGGCGTTGTTATATTTTGAAGGAAAGAGATATGGTTATCTCTCTTCCAATATCGATGACTTCAACAAATGGATTCTTGAAGCTCGAGAGTTGCCCCTATCTCAAATTATTGAAAGGATTCACATTAAATTGATTTCAGAATTTGAAGAAAGACGGATAAAGAGTGTTTTATGGTTCTCTGTGCTTGCCCCTTCTGCTGAAAAACGTTTGATGGAAGCAGTGGACCTTGGTTCTTCATATCAAGTCCTTCGCTCTGACGAGGTGGAATATGAGGTAATATCAGCAGAAAGATCAGAAATTGTGAATATAGGCACCCATTCTTGTTCTTGCCGTGATTGGCAGCTGTATGGCATACCATGCTCCCACGCTGCTGCTGCTCTCCTCTTTTCTAGAAAAGATATTTATGCTTTCACTGATAAGTTTTTCACCGTAAGTCGTTATAATGAAGCATATCTGGAAATTATACATCCTCTTCCCAGCAAGATTGAATGGCAGAAGGATGCTCTACCTTCTTTGGAAGATGACACACCTGCGGTAAGGCCTCCAAAGTCCCGCAGACCTCCTGGAAGGCctgaaaagaagaaaatgtgCATAGAGGACCTAAATCGTGAGAAGCACACTGTTCATTGTAGTCGGTGCAACCAATCAGGACATTACAAGACAACTTGCAAATTAGAGACTGCCAAGAATCTGGAGCAGTGCTAG